The following proteins come from a genomic window of Asterias amurensis chromosome 15, ASM3211899v1:
- the LOC139948030 gene encoding protein SpAN-like, with product MKNLLINLLLVGHALAGFNNSESGMRDDFSSKAVALLSGRDGEAARAEMTPSPGCVEGDMELTPEQKDVYYAMREATAENRDEVRLMALEAFAQWPNKHLVYRFDASLDNGIKPVFLEAIEIYEQHTVVTFEEALDDYSGTTVPMVVYGLNKGCTSTIGYVGPRGKMKLQTGTCNSLGVILHEIGHALGRIHEHNRSDRDDFIRIIEPNILPGFEHNFMKVDQPLLAPYDLQSIMHYGPSAFSRSQWSSTIIPHIEKDSYKMGKQDKMSRLDVFTVNAIYGVDAACPDDLWDKCQRGGVPNKHCTCDCLPEFEGPYCELVVTQQTECSGHYQLEESGLISSPGYPENYPSNAKCSYIIECSRNEVVQLDFSLFSIEGYDCFYDKMDMMTGDLITETYADEYCGDSLHGQRLLTKSNVALMKFESDDMYNYEGYQISYLCIPPPDVVSK from the exons ATGCGGGATGACTTCAGCAGCAAAGCGGTGGCGCTCCTGAGCGGGCGTGACGGAGAGGCTGCCCGGGCAGAGATGACGCCCTCCCCAGGGTGTGTTGAGGGTGACATGGAGCTCACTCCGGAACAGAAAGATGTCTACTACGCCATGAGGGAAGCCACAGCTGAGAACAGAGATGAGGTACGGCTTATGGCCCTAGAAGCCTTCGCTCAATGGCCGAACAAGCACCTCGTTTATCGGTTTGACGCGTCACTTG ACAACGGTATCAAGCCAGTGTTTTTGGAGGCGATTGAAATCTACGAACAGCACACGGTTGTAACATTTGAGGAGGCGCTTGATGACTACAGTGGCACTACAGTCCCGATGGTTGTGTATGGACTCAACAAAgg ATGCACCAGTACTATAGGATACGTTGGACCACGTGGAAAAATGAAACTTCAAACAGGAACGTGTAACTCG CTTGGTGTTATACTCCATGAGATCGGCCACGCCCTTGGGCGCATCCACGAGCATAACCGAAGTGACCGAGATGACTTTATCAGAATAATTGAGCCCAACATCCTACCGGGATTTGAGCACAATTTCATGAAGGTTGATCAACCGCTACTTGCCCCGTACGATCTCCAGTCTATCATGCATTACGGTCCAAGT GCATTTAGTCGCAGTCAATGGTCATCAACTATCATTCCGCACATTGAAAAGGACAGCTACAAGATGGGTAAACAGGACAAAATGTCTCGTCTAGACGTATTCACTGTGAACGCTATCTACGGTGTGGATG CTGCGTGTCCCGACGACCTTTGGGATAAGTGTCAGCGTGGTGGAGTTCCCAACAAGCATTGTACGTGCGACTGCCTGCCAGAATTTGAAGGCCCTTACTGTGAACTCGTCGTTACTCAACAAACAG AATGTAGCGGCCACTACCAGCTGGAAGAATCAGGGCTTATTTCATCCCCAGGTTACCCTGAAAACTACCCCAGCAACGCCAAATGCAGTTATATCATCGAG TGTTCGAGGAACGAGGTCGTCCAACTGGACTTTTCATTATTTAGCATAGAGGGCTATGACTGTTTCTATGACAAGATGGATATGATGACGGGCGATTTGATCAcggaaacttacgcagacga ATATTGCGGCGACTCTCTGCATGGACAACGTTTGTTGACCAAGAGCAACGTTGCACTGATGAAGTTCGAGAGTGACGACATGTACAACTACGAAGGATATCAAATATCCTACCTATGTATTCCTCCTCCAGACGTGGTATCAAAATAG